From Camelina sativa cultivar DH55 chromosome 5, Cs, whole genome shotgun sequence:
tctctcttcatTCACAATCTTCTGAAACACACTGTAACGTTAAATCTGAGGTTTGGTTGTGTATGTTTCAGGTGGATATAGCTAATGAGTTGGATAAGTTATCAGCCAAATTAGACGATGTTGATGAGATGATATCATCAGCTATTGCTTCTGATCCACAAGTTCAGACGCTTCTTAGCGGCACTGCTGATGTTTGGTTGCCTGTTATTACTGCTGGCACTCAGGAGAGACTTAACTTCACTGCCTCTCTTTCTGCtcctgctgatgatgatgaccagCTTCCTAATAAGAAGGACACTACTCCAATGTAAAAACTCAG
This genomic window contains:
- the LOC104784900 gene encoding uncharacterized protein LOC104784900, translating into MANEGKPDEQLFQLLSGLLQQVESLTNTEEVELRSKIEALGLEVTKVPSKSAQHLNEVDIANELDKLSAKLDDVDEMISSAIASDPQVQTLLSGTADVWLPVITAGTQERLNFTASLSAPADDDDQLPNKKDTTPM